A genomic region of Oryza glaberrima chromosome 1, OglaRS2, whole genome shotgun sequence contains the following coding sequences:
- the LOC127776871 gene encoding LEC14B protein-like isoform X1, with amino-acid sequence MGWKRKTHHGGSCHQQQSCPSHGNELSAIDEEVSHLTRLKSEPCERTRASLHAGKKRHISTFKLLSGRESNCLGIGRFSSADCSYALRKHLPVKGPWCVDDMDSEAYISQFSADGSLLIGGFRGSHIRIYNAEKKWTIHKDITCKKLRWTVSDIALSPDQRYLAYSSLSPIVHMVDIQNGMRESHANITQVHEGLEFSNDDDGFSFAIFSVKFSKDGRELVVGNNNESICIYDIGSNKVTERIHAHSADVNAVTFADEGSDVLYSGSDDSLCKVWDRRCNKRGKRVGVLTGHLDGITFIDSRGDGHYFISNCKDQTIKLWDIRKMSSTVKDCTPKAYEWDYRWMTYPSEARYFKHPYDQSLSTFRGHSVLRTLIRCYFSPIHSTGQRYIYTGSSDQCVYIYDVATGKIVEKLRWHGSIIRDCSWHPYFPTLVSSSWDGYLVRWEATEDDKDPSMLKTGKQRMHPEGYTFSFVF; translated from the exons ATGGGCTGGAAAAGGAAGACACATCATGGAGgatcatgtcatcaacaacaaTCCTGTCCTTCACATGGTAATGAATTGTCTGCGATAGATGAGGAGGTTTCCCATCTTACGAGGCTTAAATCCGAGCCATGTGAGAGGACTCGTGCATCCCTTCATGCTGGAAAAAAGAGGCATATCTCAACATTCAAGTTGTTGTCAGGGAGAGAATCCAACTGCTTAGGGATTGGTAGGTTCTCTTCAGCTGATTGCTCTTATGCTCTTCGTAAACACCTACCAGTAAAAGGCCCATGGTGTGTTGATGACATGGACAGTGAAGCCTACATATCTCAATTCTCCGCAGATGGTTCCCTTCTCATTGGTGGGTTCCGG GGTAGCCATATCAGAATTTACAATGCTGAGAAAAAGTGGACGATACATAAGGACATAACCTGCAAAAAGCTACGTTGGACAGTTTCAGATATTGCTCTTTCACCTGATCAACGATACCTA GCTTATTCCAGTCTGTCACCTATCGTTCATATGGTAGATATCCAGAATGGCATGAGAGAATCACATGCCAATATTACG CAAGTTCACGAAGGCTTGGAGTTTtctaatgatgatgatgggtTCTCCTTTGCCATATTTTCTGTTAAGTTTTCAAAAGATGGCCGAGAACTTGTTGTTGGAAACAACAATGAATCAATATGTATTTACGATATTGGATCAAACAAAGTAACAGAACGCATTCACGCTCATTCG GCTGATGTCAACGCAGTCACCTTTGCTGATGAAGGTAGTGATGTTTTATACTCTGGAAGTGATGATAGCCTCTGTAAG GTCTGGGATAGGCGCTGCAACAAGAGAGGAAAACGAGTTGGTGTTTTGACAGGTCATTTAGATGGGATTACATTTATTGATAGCCGTGGAGATGggcattattttatttcaaattgcAAGGATCAAACTATTAAACTATGGGACATCAGGAAAATGTCGTCCACTGTGAAAGA CTGCACACCAAAAGCATATGAATGGGATTACAGATGGATGACATATCCCTCAGAAGCCCGATATTTCAAGCATCCATATGACCAATCCCTGTCAACATTTAGAGGGCATTCAGTGTTACGTACACTAATTCGTTGCTATTTTTCCCCAATACACAG CACGGGtcagaggtatatatatacaggaTCCAGTGACcaatgtgtatatatttatgaTGTG GCTACTGGAAAAATTGTTGAAAAACTCAGATGGCATGGATCAATAATCAGAGATTGTTCCTGGCACCCATACTTTCCAACGCTTGTTAGCTCTTCTTGGGATGGCTATCTAGTCCGGTGGGAAGCAACAGAGGACGACAAGGACCCCTCCATGCTCAAGACCGGAAAGCAAAGAATGCATCCAGAGGGATACACATTTTCGTTTGTGTTTTAG
- the LOC127776871 gene encoding LEC14B protein-like isoform X2 produces MGWKRKTHHGGSCHQQQSCPSHGNELSAIDEEVSHLTRLKSEPCERTRASLHAGKKRHISTFKLLSGRESNCLGIGRFSSADCSYALRKHLPVKGPWCVDDMDSEAYISQFSADGSLLIGGFRGSHIRIYNAEKKWTIHKDITCKKLRWTVSDIALSPDQRYLAYSSLSPIVHMVDIQNGMRESHANITQVHEGLEFSNDDDGFSFAIFSVKFSKDGRELVVGNNNESICIYDIGSNKVTERIHAHSADVNAVTFADEGSDVLYSGSDDSLCKVWDRRCNKRGKRVGVLTGHLDGITFIDSRGDGHYFISNCKDQTIKLWDIRKMSSTVKDCTPKAYEWDYRWMTYPSEARYFKHPYDQSLSTFRGHSVLRTLIRCYFSPIHRLLEKLLKNSDGMDQ; encoded by the exons ATGGGCTGGAAAAGGAAGACACATCATGGAGgatcatgtcatcaacaacaaTCCTGTCCTTCACATGGTAATGAATTGTCTGCGATAGATGAGGAGGTTTCCCATCTTACGAGGCTTAAATCCGAGCCATGTGAGAGGACTCGTGCATCCCTTCATGCTGGAAAAAAGAGGCATATCTCAACATTCAAGTTGTTGTCAGGGAGAGAATCCAACTGCTTAGGGATTGGTAGGTTCTCTTCAGCTGATTGCTCTTATGCTCTTCGTAAACACCTACCAGTAAAAGGCCCATGGTGTGTTGATGACATGGACAGTGAAGCCTACATATCTCAATTCTCCGCAGATGGTTCCCTTCTCATTGGTGGGTTCCGG GGTAGCCATATCAGAATTTACAATGCTGAGAAAAAGTGGACGATACATAAGGACATAACCTGCAAAAAGCTACGTTGGACAGTTTCAGATATTGCTCTTTCACCTGATCAACGATACCTA GCTTATTCCAGTCTGTCACCTATCGTTCATATGGTAGATATCCAGAATGGCATGAGAGAATCACATGCCAATATTACG CAAGTTCACGAAGGCTTGGAGTTTtctaatgatgatgatgggtTCTCCTTTGCCATATTTTCTGTTAAGTTTTCAAAAGATGGCCGAGAACTTGTTGTTGGAAACAACAATGAATCAATATGTATTTACGATATTGGATCAAACAAAGTAACAGAACGCATTCACGCTCATTCG GCTGATGTCAACGCAGTCACCTTTGCTGATGAAGGTAGTGATGTTTTATACTCTGGAAGTGATGATAGCCTCTGTAAG GTCTGGGATAGGCGCTGCAACAAGAGAGGAAAACGAGTTGGTGTTTTGACAGGTCATTTAGATGGGATTACATTTATTGATAGCCGTGGAGATGggcattattttatttcaaattgcAAGGATCAAACTATTAAACTATGGGACATCAGGAAAATGTCGTCCACTGTGAAAGA CTGCACACCAAAAGCATATGAATGGGATTACAGATGGATGACATATCCCTCAGAAGCCCGATATTTCAAGCATCCATATGACCAATCCCTGTCAACATTTAGAGGGCATTCAGTGTTACGTACACTAATTCGTTGCTATTTTTCCCCAATACACAG GCTACTGGAAAAATTGTTGAAAAACTCAGATGGCATGGATCAATAA
- the LOC127776871 gene encoding LEC14B homolog isoform X3, with translation MTWTVKPTYLNSPQMVPFSLGSHIRIYNAEKKWTIHKDITCKKLRWTVSDIALSPDQRYLAYSSLSPIVHMVDIQNGMRESHANITQVHEGLEFSNDDDGFSFAIFSVKFSKDGRELVVGNNNESICIYDIGSNKVTERIHAHSADVNAVTFADEGSDVLYSGSDDSLCKVWDRRCNKRGKRVGVLTGHLDGITFIDSRGDGHYFISNCKDQTIKLWDIRKMSSTVKDCTPKAYEWDYRWMTYPSEARYFKHPYDQSLSTFRGHSVLRTLIRCYFSPIHSTGQRYIYTGSSDQCVYIYDVATGKIVEKLRWHGSIIRDCSWHPYFPTLVSSSWDGYLVRWEATEDDKDPSMLKTGKQRMHPEGYTFSFVF, from the exons ATGACATGGACAGTGAAGCCTACATATCTCAATTCTCCGCAGATGGTTCCCTTCTCATTG GGTAGCCATATCAGAATTTACAATGCTGAGAAAAAGTGGACGATACATAAGGACATAACCTGCAAAAAGCTACGTTGGACAGTTTCAGATATTGCTCTTTCACCTGATCAACGATACCTA GCTTATTCCAGTCTGTCACCTATCGTTCATATGGTAGATATCCAGAATGGCATGAGAGAATCACATGCCAATATTACG CAAGTTCACGAAGGCTTGGAGTTTtctaatgatgatgatgggtTCTCCTTTGCCATATTTTCTGTTAAGTTTTCAAAAGATGGCCGAGAACTTGTTGTTGGAAACAACAATGAATCAATATGTATTTACGATATTGGATCAAACAAAGTAACAGAACGCATTCACGCTCATTCG GCTGATGTCAACGCAGTCACCTTTGCTGATGAAGGTAGTGATGTTTTATACTCTGGAAGTGATGATAGCCTCTGTAAG GTCTGGGATAGGCGCTGCAACAAGAGAGGAAAACGAGTTGGTGTTTTGACAGGTCATTTAGATGGGATTACATTTATTGATAGCCGTGGAGATGggcattattttatttcaaattgcAAGGATCAAACTATTAAACTATGGGACATCAGGAAAATGTCGTCCACTGTGAAAGA CTGCACACCAAAAGCATATGAATGGGATTACAGATGGATGACATATCCCTCAGAAGCCCGATATTTCAAGCATCCATATGACCAATCCCTGTCAACATTTAGAGGGCATTCAGTGTTACGTACACTAATTCGTTGCTATTTTTCCCCAATACACAG CACGGGtcagaggtatatatatacaggaTCCAGTGACcaatgtgtatatatttatgaTGTG GCTACTGGAAAAATTGTTGAAAAACTCAGATGGCATGGATCAATAATCAGAGATTGTTCCTGGCACCCATACTTTCCAACGCTTGTTAGCTCTTCTTGGGATGGCTATCTAGTCCGGTGGGAAGCAACAGAGGACGACAAGGACCCCTCCATGCTCAAGACCGGAAAGCAAAGAATGCATCCAGAGGGATACACATTTTCGTTTGTGTTTTAG
- the LOC127759936 gene encoding uncharacterized protein LOC127759936, translated as MDTNNGKGVVASWTSSMSSLMLSNLANLVASGTRTSAGFKQVHLNACARVVNEKFSTTLTGDQIRNHLKTWHKKFQKISRLRKVSGAIWDEENFIISLDEEHYNDYMQHNNKSDAEFFNRPITNYGEMLTIFGSTMATGNFAKDSSSALGTEDVEGTENEVNEDAPTVDHDERSSASKPKRQKTYAHDDDGLVGAFDKASDKLANAIIRSSTVGNELPDDLWDNLNSLPRFEQHHISFYYHYLVSNPHIARAFNGLPFANKLDWVAMYISEKFPGAM; from the exons ATGGACACCAACAACGGAAAGGGAGTTGTAGCCTCATGGACATCATCCATGTCATCTTTGATGCTCTCCAATTTGGCCAATCTGGTGGCTAGTGGCACAAGGACATCGGCTGGTTTTAAGCAGGTGCATCTCAATGCATGTGCTAGAGTTGTGAATGAAAAGTTTTCAACAACACTCACCGGGGATCAGATTAGAAATCATTTGAAGACATGGCATAAGAAGTTTCAAAAGATTAGTCGTCTTAGGAAGGTGAGTGGAGCTATTTGGGACGAAGAGAACTTCATTATTAGCCTTGACGAGGAGCACTACAATGACTATATGCAG CATAACAACAAGAGCGATGCTGAGTTTTTCAACAGGCCTATTACCAACTATGGTGAGATGCTTACCATATTTGGTAGTACCATGGCTACAGGAAATTTTGCAAAGGACTCAAGCTCAGCTCTAGGCACTGAAGATGTCGAGGGTACAGAGAATGAAGTGAATGAAGATGCTCCCACAGTAGATCATGATGAGAGATCATCGGCTAGCAAGCCCAAGAGACAAAAGACATATGCACATGACGATGATGGTTTGGTTGGTGCATTTGACAAAGCTAGTGACAAACTAGCAAATGCCATAATAAGGTCTAGCACAGTTGGGAATGAACTACCTGATGATCTATGGGACAACTTGAATAGCCTTCCACGTTTTGAGCAACATCACATCTCTTTCTACTATCACTATTTGGTTTCTAATCCACATATTGCTAGAGCTTTCAACGGTCTTCCATTTGCGAACAAACTTGATTGGGTTGCTATGTACATCAGCGAGAAGTTTCCCGGTGCTATGTAG